The following is a genomic window from Halarcobacter mediterraneus.
TTGCAGCATAACTTAAACCTGCAAAGGTAACAATTATAATAAAAATCATGTTTAGTTCATCTGTGATTGTTAAAGCATCATTAAAAATAAATCTTGAAATTACAGATGTAATAGTTGTAATAGCAATAGCTATAATACCTATAGCTAGCATTACTCCTTCAACTTTACTTAGTATATTATCTATGGTATCTAAGCTTTTTAATAAGGGATTTTTCTTTGAATTATTCATATACTCACTTTCTCTTACCATAGTAGATTATAAGTATATTTATAATCTACTATAGTAGATCCACATTAGTGGATTACTATAATTTTTTAATACTATTTTGTATTTTTTTGGGCTGCTTTTAAATCTTTAATCATTTGATTTAAGATTTTCTTATTCTCTTTGCTTTTTGAGGCAAAAGATTTTTGCACAGCTTTAGCTTTCTCTTTAAATACTTCTCTTTCTTCTTCACTTAAAGTAACAATTTTATAAGTAGGGTTAGTTCTAATGATTCTTCCTAATCCATAAGCATCAAGTTTTTGAGCTTCTTTTAAAATAACTTTATGTGCATATTGGGCTGCTTTTCTAATTAATTTTTTATCTCTATTTGATAAACTATCAAAAAACTTTTTATTTGCACTTGCTGAAGCATTAAAGTGTCCGTGTCCCATATATGTTAAAACTTTTGTTAAATTATCTAATCCATAAGCTTCAATCCATACTGTAGGATTTTCTTGTCCATCCACCATACCCGTTTTTAAGGCTCCAATTAAGTCACCCCATGACATTGGTTGAGGTGAGGCTCCAAAGGCTTCATATGTTTCAACTAAAATTGGAGAACCCGGCATAACTCTCATTTTTTTACCTTTTAAGTCTGCTGGAGAGTGAAACTCTTCAAAAGTAGTAATTGCCATTTCTCCTTCAGGAAAAACAGATAGTAATTCTAATCCATGTTTATTAAAGATTGATGGAAGCATTTCATTAATAACTTTTGAGTTTTTAAAGAAATAGTCCAATTGCTTAGTATCTGTAGGCATTACATATGGTAAAGTAAATATATCCATTTCAGGAATTGTTCCACCCATATATCCAGTTGATTGTCCTAAGAATTGAATTAATCCAGCTCTTGTTTGTTCCATCAAGTCTGTTTCTTCCCCAAGACTTCCAACTTTATATAGTTTTATTTTATTTCTAGAGT
Proteins encoded in this region:
- the dctP gene encoding TRAP transporter substrate-binding protein DctP, translated to MKLFRNLVLAGLITATSLSAATWKYAFGEGTSDPQGIYATAFKKFIEENSRNKIKLYKVGSLGEETDLMEQTRAGLIQFLGQSTGYMGGTIPEMDIFTLPYVMPTDTKQLDYFFKNSKVINEMLPSIFNKHGLELLSVFPEGEMAITTFEEFHSPADLKGKKMRVMPGSPILVETYEAFGASPQPMSWGDLIGALKTGMVDGQENPTVWIEAYGLDNLTKVLTYMGHGHFNASASANKKFFDSLSNRDKKLIRKAAQYAHKVILKEAQKLDAYGLGRIIRTNPTYKIVTLSEEEREVFKEKAKAVQKSFASKSKENKKILNQMIKDLKAAQKNTK